The nucleotide window GATTTTCAGATGCTATCGAAATTTCTTCAACTGCTAAATTACTTATAGGGCATGTGAGCTGGGTAAATGCAAGTTTTTGAACGTTCGTACCGTCGCCTACCTGACCATAGTTATTAGCTCCGGATACTTTCAAGATACCATCATTATTTACAGATAAGGTATGCCATCCTCCCGTAGAAAGGATTATAGGCGTATTGGCACCCAGGCTCACCCAGTTTGAAGAGCTTACAGAAGTATTATTTCCAAAAGATCCGGTAGTATTATTTCCACAGGCAATCACGGTGCCGGACATTGTAATGGCCATGGTATTGAAGCTTCCTGCAATAACTTTTTGAATTCCATCAGCGGCTAAGTAAGGGGTAGCTCTGCTCACGGTAGTTCCATCAGCCAGCTGACCGGATTGGTTGAAGCCCCACGTATAAATAAGCCCGTTTGTTTTTCTTGCTACAGTATGTGAGTTCCCTGTAACCACATCTGCCCAATCGGTACCGGTACCAATCTGTTTAGGCACAATACGGTTAGTTAAAGTACCATCGCCCAATTGTCCATGCCCATTGTATCCCCAGGCCCATAATGTACCGTCTGTCTTCACTGCCACTGAATAAAAACTACCGGCTGCAATACTTTTCCAATTGGCTGTCCCTATTTGAACAGGTATAAGTTTATCAGTAGTAGTCCCGTCTCCCAGTCCTCCGTATATATTCATTCCCCAGGCCCAAAGCGTTCCGTTTGATTTCAGACCTAAATTATGATTGTCTCCAACTGCAATATCTTCCCAGTCTGTAGCTGTTCCTATTTTTGTAGGAGTTGTTCTGTTGGTAGTTGTTCCGTCTCCTAAATACCCGAACTGGTTATTTCCCCAGGCCCAAAGGCTTCCGTCTGTTTTGATAGCAACACTATATTTCTCACCTGCAAAAACTTTTTTCCAATTGGTTTCTGTTCCTATCTGGACCGGATTATTTCTGTTAATATTGGTTCCGTCTCCCAATTGATTATCGCTGTTATTACCCCAGGCCCAAAGTGTTCCGTCCGCTTTTATTCCCAATGAATGTAGATATCCTGCACTTACTGTTTTCCAGCATCCCGTCTGGGCAGGAAGTGTAGTAAAAGCTCCTCCCGGAACCCATGTACTCTGACTGGTAACGCAATTTGCAGTGACCCACCAATAGTAAGTCGTGTTAGGAAGTAAATTGGCAATATTCGCAGTTGTAGAAGAGCTGGCAGTAGCTGACCCTGTCATTGTCGGACTGGTGCTGTAAACATAATAATATCCTCCGTTAGGTGCCGATGTTGAAGGCAGCCAGTTAAGGGTAGCAGAATTAGATGTGATATTAGAAGTATACAGCTGGGTAGGTGGATTGCAAATGGTTGCCGCTGGTGTCATTTTTACCAGACCAAGCTGCAATGTTCCCAGCCAGATAGTTCCTGAAGCTTGTGTTCTGACAGCACTAAAGTAATCATCAGGTAAGCCTGAATTTGTATTTGTTTTGGTATAGGTAGTACAATTGGTAAAATTTTGTAAGCCTGCACCATTAAACCCTATCCATACTTTGCTGTTAGTGTCAACATCTAATGCATTTGGATTGTATCCTGCCAGACAGGAGTTATTTTGATAAATAAAAGTAACATTGGTTCCACTTGTTGTTAAAGTAATTAAACTATCAAAGCCTTTTACATAAATGGTATTATTGGCAATTCTCAGTATCTTTTCAGTTCCCTGAGCTACAAAATTAAAATCAGTACCATTAAATTTGTATAACACACCACCGTTTGTAACCCAAACCCCATTATTACTATCAGTTGCTACCGAATTTAAATTTGATACTGAATTATAAGTCGTCCAGGTAGTACCATTGAATTTTGTAAGGCCTGCTTGTGTTACAACCCAAAGATTATTTTGCCCGTCAACCGCTATATCGATGATCTCATTGCTGGGAAGCCCCGAATTAGCGGTGGTGTAATTGGTCCAGGCTGTACCGTTGTACAGGATAATCCCATTGAATTGAGAAGCAATCCATTTTCTGTTCTGGCCATCAATTTCAATTTTTAGAATTGCATTAGATGCAATCCCGGAATTCGCAGTATTATAGTTGGTAAAAGCGGTTCCGTTAAAAGAGGAAACACCGTTGTAAGTGGCCAGCCACAATAATCCATTGGGATCTGTTTTAATGTCAGCAATATAATTACTTCCTATTGCCGAATTTGAGGTATTGTACGTTGTGTAAGTATACGTTTGCGCCAATACAGAAAATGAAATACAAATTAATAATAAAAAATAAAGTTTTTTCATGGTTTTTAGTAAAATAATTCTCTTCATGTTTAAGTTTTATAATATTCTTCCTACTCGTTTAGCTTTTCGGTTCCGCTTTGTTTACGTGGTTTCTTAACTCCATGAAAGTTCTGCTTCAGAAATAAACAGTAAGCCATACCGATAGATACAGCATATATTTCCAAAGAAATTTTCAGAGTTTGATGATGTTTTTAATTGTTGGAAACAATCAATGTGGATGGAATAATAAAATAAAATCCAGGATAGTTTTTTTCATGGTGTAATTAGTTTTCAATTAGTTTTTGGTAACAAGATGGAATTAAGTATAATTCCATCTTGTGTTGTGCAAAAATATGTCTTTCTTATGGATATTCAAATAATTAATTCAAAATTACCTATTTGTGGTATTTTTTTTAATACAAAAACTAAATATGATTAATATTATAAAAAAAATAATCCCTACTTATTTTCCATATAATCATTGAAAGGTGTTTTCCCAAAGTAAGGAGGAGTGCAATGTTCAATATTTCTAAAATTATGCTTTTTACTATTTTTCGAATCTATTATTTCTTAAAATAAAGCCTTTTTATGAATTTATAAATTTCAAACCACAGCACAGAAACTGAAGCAGTGAGCAGTGCCAGTCCAAGTTCTTTTATACTGAGGGCTGTCACACTGAAAAATTCCGAAACAGGCGATACATAGAGAATAATCAGCAGGAGAAGTACAACCAATACTGAA belongs to Chryseobacterium gleum and includes:
- a CDS encoding T9SS type A sorting domain-containing protein, whose protein sequence is MKKLYFLLLICISFSVLAQTYTYTTYNTSNSAIGSNYIADIKTDPNGLLWLATYNGVSSFNGTAFTNYNTANSGIASNAILKIEIDGQNRKWIASQFNGIILYNGTAWTNYTTANSGLPSNEIIDIAVDGQNNLWVVTQAGLTKFNGTTWTTYNSVSNLNSVATDSNNGVWVTNGGVLYKFNGTDFNFVAQGTEKILRIANNTIYVKGFDSLITLTTSGTNVTFIYQNNSCLAGYNPNALDVDTNSKVWIGFNGAGLQNFTNCTTYTKTNTNSGLPDDYFSAVRTQASGTIWLGTLQLGLVKMTPAATICNPPTQLYTSNITSNSATLNWLPSTSAPNGGYYYVYSTSPTMTGSATASSSTTANIANLLPNTTYYWWVTANCVTSQSTWVPGGAFTTLPAQTGCWKTVSAGYLHSLGIKADGTLWAWGNNSDNQLGDGTNINRNNPVQIGTETNWKKVFAGEKYSVAIKTDGSLWAWGNNQFGYLGDGTTTNRTTPTKIGTATDWEDIAVGDNHNLGLKSNGTLWAWGMNIYGGLGDGTTTDKLIPVQIGTANWKSIAAGSFYSVAVKTDGTLWAWGYNGHGQLGDGTLTNRIVPKQIGTGTDWADVVTGNSHTVARKTNGLIYTWGFNQSGQLADGTTVSRATPYLAADGIQKVIAGSFNTMAITMSGTVIACGNNTTGSFGNNTSVSSSNWVSLGANTPIILSTGGWHTLSVNNDGILKVSGANNYGQVGDGTNVQKLAFTQLTCPISNLAVEEISIASENLKVFPNPVLDHLNVSSDKNILSVAVYNAAGQQVLFDDINSNKGTVDFSALTSGVYMVKVNTGHNTVKTVKVIKR